A stretch of DNA from Oryza brachyantha chromosome 4, ObraRS2, whole genome shotgun sequence:
TGCAGTTCCTGGATTTTCTTCCTTGAGATTATACTACAATAAGTACCAAAAAGAAGAACAGAGACAAGGAGGAAGTTCACCAATAGAGAGGTTCCAAAGAATAATGAACTCCCTAGAATCCAATACTTTTTGTCCTTCTTCCACTTGTTTGAGCCGCTGCTGAGCATGGAGGGTGAATTGGTGCTCCTCGGTAACTTAAGAAACACCGTCCTCTGTACACTGTCATCCATTTTCCCATTCGATAAAGGCAGCTTTTTCTTCCAACAAGTGTTTGTGGATTTATCTAACACAGCAATGGCACAGAAGCAATCAATCACGCACAGCCGTCGGCACTCGGTCTCATCTATGGGGCTGTACTGCTCATAGTCCGAGAGAGGCCAGTCAACACGATTGATTGGTGTCATCTCATACTGATCcatcgctgctgctgcatccaGATCACAGCTTTGTGGCACAAAATCTGGCCTGCAGCCTCTGTATTTCCTCTCCTCGTCGAAGAACTTGTACCTCTGTGGGCATGAACAGCTTGTCATGTTCTTGGTGCCATCAAAGGTGCAGTAACTGTTGAAGCCGCATACACCACTGCCCACCTCTGTCAGTATTGCCTGGCATATGTTTCCGGGAAGTGCATCCACCGCTCTCCATTCCTGCTGCCACAAGCGCCTAGCCTGTATGCTCTTTGGGTAAACATATTGCCGGAACACACCATCTGTATCGAGCGTTGCACGGTGGAAGAAATCACCCATGGAGTCCACCCCTGCAGAAGTGATATTTACCTGCGTGCCGTTAATCAAACTGAAATATATCCTTCCAGTTCCATTGAACACCAGCTGTGAGCCATTACCCACTGTGCTACTGGCCCAGTATGGATCATGCGAGTATACAGAAGGCACTGCAACTTGATACATGACAAGATTACCGTCTTTTTGAACACTTAGCTGAAACCGGCCATTGGAGTAGTCTGTGACAAGGAGACGGCTGTGGAGTGCCGTCTCCAGTGGGAGCACTTGTGTGGGTAGGATGGTATCAGATGGGGAACCGAAGGACTTCCACTTGGTTGTGCCATCTGTGCCTAGAAGCATGAAATTACCGGTGTCGAGCATTCTCGCATAGCCCACACCAATAACTTGTGGATTCCATACCTCGTTGCCAGAGGGATCCCGAAGAGAGAGTGATCCGTCAGCGAGCTTTAGGGTAGAGCCAGATGGCACTTGTACTGGTACTGTATCTTCTTGCCCATTGGAGCTTGTCTTGGCATACCAAACGACGGTCTTTTCGGCGATATTGTTGAACCATATAGCAAGGAGGTAAGAGGAGGAGTTTCCCTCTACCGGCCTGAAACCAAATGCAAAATCGGTAGAGGCCGAGACCCATGAGGTGTTGGCCCCTTGGGGTGTCAAAGACGAGCCTGTGGTGATGTTTGTCTGAGCTTGGGTAGATGTCGTGCAGCATAGCAGCAGGAGTTGCAGGAAGAGCAAGAAGAGGTGAAGCCTCGCCATTGATGTGTTGCTCAATTGTTCGATGCTACTGATGATGGTGATAAACTTATACCCCTTGGGAGAATGGCGTCCATCAGTGCTGATCGTCTTCCACACTTGACTaatgacatatatatgtactgcTCTCTGTTAAATCGAAATTAGTTAATTTCCAGGAAGTTTCCCAGGGACAGAAAAGTAAGGCGGAACCCGGTCAAATGCAATTCCAAATCAGTACTTTAGAAAAGGACAGACTTTAATTGCACTGATTACTTGGATGAAGGAGATAAAGGATATCGCTGTTGATCTTTCCAAAACCGCGTTTCTGAAGAACAGTTGGCCAGCTTATGGCCATGGTTAAGCCAGCTAGAATCTGCTATTGGTAATACATTGTACAATCACTAGCTAATTACTCAGGTTTGACACAGTCAGAACCTCCTTAATTTGCTGACCTTAGTAATTTGTTTGCATTAAGCAGGAAACACTAAATTATCTACATCCATTGAATACTAGTAATGCATAAATAGCCCTATTCTCAATGTTGAGAGGAGGCGTGCATACCACTCTTCATTGTCCGCTGTGATCTCTGTTGGTCATGGACCTTGTGCCTGTAATCAAAAGACCCAAGTATTGGTTAAAAAGAGAGTCAGGAATTTGACACTGCATTGTTCGTTTTCGAAGTACATTAAACAATTAATGTGTCTACAAAACATGAAATCGACAAAATGATAAGAGTCAGGCTGCGTTCCGTA
This window harbors:
- the LOC102722289 gene encoding G-type lectin S-receptor-like serine/threonine-protein kinase LECRK2, producing the protein MARLHLFLLFLQLLLLCCTTSTQAQTNITTGSSLTPQGANTSWVSASTDFAFGFRPVEGNSSSYLLAIWFNNIAEKTVVWYAKTSSNGQEDTVPVQVPSGSTLKLADGSLSLRDPSGNEVWNPQVIGVGYARMLDTGNFMLLGTDGTTKWKSFGSPSDTILPTQVLPLETALHSRLLVTDYSNGRFQLSVQKDGNLVMYQVAVPSVYSHDPYWASSTVGNGSQLVFNGTGRIYFSLINGTQVNITSAGVDSMGDFFHRATLDTDGVFRQYVYPKSIQARRLWQQEWRAVDALPGNICQAILTEVGSGVCGFNSYCTFDGTKNMTSCSCPQRYKFFDEERKYRGCRPDFVPQSCDLDAAAAMDQYEMTPINRVDWPLSDYEQYSPIDETECRRLCVIDCFCAIAVLDKSTNTCWKKKLPLSNGKMDDSVQRTVFLKLPRSTNSPSMLSSGSNKWKKDKKYWILGSSLFFGTSLLVNFLLVSVLLFGTYCSIISRKKIQELQSLHNCGLPPKIFTYNELEKATGGFNEVLGTGASGVVYKGQLQDEHGINIAVKKIEKLQQEAEKEFLVEVQTIGQTFHRNLVRLLGFCNEGTERLLVYEFMSKGSLNTFLFSDNRPHWSIRVQVALGVARGLLYLHEECNKQIIHCDMKPQNILLDNNFAAKISDFGLAKLLQLNQTQTNTGIRGTRGYVAPEWFKNIGITSKVDVYSFGVILLEIVCCRQNVVLEAMDEEKAILTYWANDCYRCGRIDLLVEGDDEAIFNIKKVERFVAVALWCLQEEPTMRPTMLKVTQMLDGAVQIPTPPDPSSYISSLP